Proteins encoded by one window of Carassius auratus strain Wakin chromosome 8, ASM336829v1, whole genome shotgun sequence:
- the aak1a gene encoding AP2-associated protein kinase 1 isoform X7: protein MKKFFDARREMVSSGPAPVAAAGGGAGSGAFIGRVFSVGRYQVTVEETVAEGGFAIVFLVRTHQGVRCALKRMYVNNEHDLQVCKREIQIMRDLVGNKNIVGFMDSSITAVGSGDVWEVLILMDFCRGGQVVNLMNQRLQTGFSETEVLQIFCDTCEAVARLHQCKTPIIHRDLKVENILLHDRGHYVLCDFGSAINRSQNPQTEGVAAVEEEIKKYTTLSYRAPEMVNLYGGKVITTKADIWALGCLLYKLCYFTLPFGESQVAICDGSFTIPDNSRYSHDMHALIRYMLEPDPDIRPDIYQVSYFAFKLARKECPVQNIHNSPIPAKLPDPIRASEAVAKKSQNKARLTDPIPATETSIAPRQRPKAGQAQPIAGILPIQPALTPRKRPSAPVGPGQPISVNSAPQPVSQSQVPVAQQQATPTPMQATPSPPQATPQHAQLFVQQQNAAFFTAQHQSVGGSRGVHKVGSLTPPSSPKTAPKGGHRRILSDVTHSTIFGVPVSKSTQLLQAAAAEASLNKSKSASTTPSGSPCSSQQSVYQSGEASGPSAGATASWNPFGDDNFSKLTAEELLNKDFAKLDVKTAERSCPENLISGLQSVSSNKGFLQGREARSKGDGYGSHSEGGDLENPVEEGCLHSSDEDDGETEGGRSQVSGEETPSLDCSGSRPLLQDSDDDDDQSPASSRNLQMSSQSEGPVENQSTLASQNHSPQLVSQAQHSGADQSLDIFSKAPFRIGQDLEGDGDVFANAPFPRLPAPDIFLQAPFGRKKEASGKVYTNPGSSLDQSILGQVSPLPFRPQALSKYSRHYEEPVNTAPEHSLSSDGTSSDPFVSAPFHLKGRQDKR, encoded by the exons GTGGTTTTGCTATCGTTTTTCTGGTGAGGACTCATCAGGGCGTCCGCTGTGCACTTAAGAGAATGTATGTCAACAATGAACATGACCTTCAAGTATGCAAGAGGGAAATTCAGATTATG AGGGACCTGGTGGGGAACAAAAACATTGTTGGTTTCATGGACTCCAGCATCACAGCAGTCGGTTCAGGAGATGTTTGGGAAGTTCTCATATTGATGGACTTCTGTCGAG GTGGGCAGGTCGTGAACCTGATGAACCAGCGTTTGCAGACTGGATTCAGTGAGACGGAGGTGCTGCAGATCTTCTGTGACACATGTGAAGCTGTCGCTCGACTACATCAGTGCAAAACTCCCATCATCCACCGGGACCTGAAA GTGGAGAACATCTTGCTGCATGACAGAGGACATTATGTGTTGTGTGATTTTGGCAGTGCCATTAACCGCTCCCAGAATCCACAAACAGAAGGTGTGGCGGCCGTAGAAGAAGAAATCAAGAA gtaCACTACGCTTTCGTACCGGGCCCCAGAAATGGTGAATCTCTATGGGGGCAAAGTTATCACTACTAAAGCAGATATATGG GCTTTGGGCTGCTTGTTGTATAAGTTGTGTTATTTCACGTTGCCGTTTGGAGAGAGTCAGGTGGCCATCTGTGACGGCAGCTTCACCATCCCAGACAACTCTCGCTACTCACACGACATGCACGCTCTCATCC GTTACATGCTGGAGCCAGACCCTGACATAAGGCCAGATATCTACCAGGTGTCATATTTCGCCTTTAAACTGGCACGGAAAGAATGCCCAGTACAGAATATCCAC AATTCACCCATTCCAGCAAAACTCCCAGATCCAATCAGAGCCAGTGAAGCCGTGGCCAAGAAGAGCCAAAACAAAGCCAG GCTCACTGATCCAATCCCTGCGACGGAGACCTCCATAGCACCACGGCAGCGTCCCAAGGCTGGCCAGGCTCAACCAATCGCAGGCATCCTGCCCATCCAACCAGCCCTCACCCCTCGTAAAAGACCCAGTGCACCTGTGGGACCCGGCCAGCCAATCA GTGTTAACAGTGCTCCCCAGCCTGTTTCCCAATCACAGGTTCCTGTCGCACAGCAACAAGCCACGCCCACTCCAATGCAGGCCACGCCCTCTCCACCCCAGGCCACACCCCAACATGCACAACTTTTTGTGCAGCAGCAAAACGCAGCCTTCTTTACTGCTCAACACCAG TCTGTTGGCGGCAGTCGTGGGGTGCATAAAGTCGGCTCCTTGACTCCACCCTCTTCTCCCAAGACCGCCCCAAAAGGAGGCCACAGGCGAATCCTGAGTGATGTCACACACAGCACCATATTTGGAGTTCCTGTGAGCAAGTCCACTCAACTGCTTCAAGCTGCTGCTGCAGAGGCCAGCCTCAACAAGTCCAA GTCAGCTAGCACCACTCCTTCTGGTTCTCCGTGTTCATCACAGCAGAGTGTTTATCAGTCAGGGGAGGCTTCTGGCCCCTCTGCTGGAGCCACAGCATCCTGGAACCCCTTCGGCGATGACAATTTCTCTAAACTCACAGCGGAAGAGTTGCTCAACAAGGATTTCGCCAAACTGGATG TTAAGACAGCCGAGAGATCCTGCCCTGAAAATCTGATTTCTGGGCTGCAGTCTGTGTCTTCAAATAAAGGCTTTCTCCAGGGAAGAG AAGCCAGAAGCAAGGGTGATGGATATGGATCGCATTCGGAGGGAGGAGACCTCGAGAACCCTGTGGAGGAGGGCTGTCTTCATTCCAGCGATGAAGACGATGGAGAAACCGAAGGAGGGAGGTCACAGGTGAGCGGCGAAGAAACGCCAAGTCTGGACTGCAGCGGCTCCAGACCGCTACTTCAAGACTCGGATGACGATGACGACCAAAGTCCCGCATCTTCCAGAAACCTCCAGATGTCGTCCCAATCCGAGGGACCCGTTGAGAACCAGTCCACGCTGGCTTCTCAGAACCACTCGCCACAGCTGGTGTCACAAGCCCAACATTCGGGCGCGGATCAAAGCCTCGACATCTTTTCCAAAGCTCCGTTTCGAATCGGACAAGACCTAGAAGGCGACGGGGACGTGTTCGCAAATGCGCCGTTTCCTCGTCTTCCAGCTCCGGATATTTTCCTGCAGGCGCCCTTTGGGAGAAAGAAGGAAGCTTCTGGGAAGGTTTACACCAATCCAGGTTCTTCCCTTGACCAGAGCATCCTCGGCCAAGTGAGCCCTCTGCCCTTTCGACCCCAGGCACTTTCTAAGTATTCCCGACACTACGAAGAACCTGTGAACACAGCCCCTGAACACAGTCTGTCGTCTGATGGGACGTCCTCTGACCCCTTCGTCTCAGCACCCTTCCATCTTAAGGGCCGCCAGGATAAACGCTGA
- the aak1a gene encoding AP2-associated protein kinase 1 isoform X3, with product MKKFFDARREMVSSGPAPVAAAGGGAGSGAFIGRVFSVGRYQVTVEETVAEGGFAIVFLVRTHQGVRCALKRMYVNNEHDLQVCKREIQIMRDLVGNKNIVGFMDSSITAVGSGDVWEVLILMDFCRGGQVVNLMNQRLQTGFSETEVLQIFCDTCEAVARLHQCKTPIIHRDLKVENILLHDRGHYVLCDFGSAINRSQNPQTEGVAAVEEEIKKYTTLSYRAPEMVNLYGGKVITTKADIWALGCLLYKLCYFTLPFGESQVAICDGSFTIPDNSRYSHDMHALIRYMLEPDPDIRPDIYQVSYFAFKLARKECPVQNIHNSPIPAKLPDPIRASEAVAKKSQNKARLTDPIPATETSIAPRQRPKAGQAQPIAGILPIQPALTPRKRPSAPVGPGQPISVNSAPQPVSQSQVPVAQQQATPTPMQATPSPPQATPQHAQLFVQQQNAAFFTAQHQSVGGSRGVHKVGSLTPPSSPKTAPKGGHRRILSDVTHSTIFGVPVSKSTQLLQAAAAEASLNKSKSASTTPSGSPCSSQQSVYQSGEASGPSAGATASWNPFGDDNFSKLTAEELLNKDFAKLDVKTAERSCPENLISGLQSVSSNKGFLQGREKLIEGLKSPEPSSSLILPDLPLNDPFSPADCIHAEMDSLIPGLDPLQTDPGSAALLEPLVGQDSLLDGPLLSHPSSGDLILASSPSSLSTPSMDQFTITALSTGQFHQEARSKGDGYGSHSEGGDLENPVEEGCLHSSDEDDGETEGGRSQVSGEETPSLDCSGSRPLLQDSDDDDDQSPASSRNLQMSSQSEGPVENQSTLASQNHSPQLVSQAQHSGADQSLDIFSKAPFRIGQDLEGDGDVFANAPFPRLPAPDIFLQAPFGRKKEASGKVYTNPGSSLDQSILGQVSPLPFRPQALSKYSRHYEEPVNTAPEHSLSSDGTSSDPFVSAPFHLKGRQDKR from the exons GTGGTTTTGCTATCGTTTTTCTGGTGAGGACTCATCAGGGCGTCCGCTGTGCACTTAAGAGAATGTATGTCAACAATGAACATGACCTTCAAGTATGCAAGAGGGAAATTCAGATTATG AGGGACCTGGTGGGGAACAAAAACATTGTTGGTTTCATGGACTCCAGCATCACAGCAGTCGGTTCAGGAGATGTTTGGGAAGTTCTCATATTGATGGACTTCTGTCGAG GTGGGCAGGTCGTGAACCTGATGAACCAGCGTTTGCAGACTGGATTCAGTGAGACGGAGGTGCTGCAGATCTTCTGTGACACATGTGAAGCTGTCGCTCGACTACATCAGTGCAAAACTCCCATCATCCACCGGGACCTGAAA GTGGAGAACATCTTGCTGCATGACAGAGGACATTATGTGTTGTGTGATTTTGGCAGTGCCATTAACCGCTCCCAGAATCCACAAACAGAAGGTGTGGCGGCCGTAGAAGAAGAAATCAAGAA gtaCACTACGCTTTCGTACCGGGCCCCAGAAATGGTGAATCTCTATGGGGGCAAAGTTATCACTACTAAAGCAGATATATGG GCTTTGGGCTGCTTGTTGTATAAGTTGTGTTATTTCACGTTGCCGTTTGGAGAGAGTCAGGTGGCCATCTGTGACGGCAGCTTCACCATCCCAGACAACTCTCGCTACTCACACGACATGCACGCTCTCATCC GTTACATGCTGGAGCCAGACCCTGACATAAGGCCAGATATCTACCAGGTGTCATATTTCGCCTTTAAACTGGCACGGAAAGAATGCCCAGTACAGAATATCCAC AATTCACCCATTCCAGCAAAACTCCCAGATCCAATCAGAGCCAGTGAAGCCGTGGCCAAGAAGAGCCAAAACAAAGCCAG GCTCACTGATCCAATCCCTGCGACGGAGACCTCCATAGCACCACGGCAGCGTCCCAAGGCTGGCCAGGCTCAACCAATCGCAGGCATCCTGCCCATCCAACCAGCCCTCACCCCTCGTAAAAGACCCAGTGCACCTGTGGGACCCGGCCAGCCAATCA GTGTTAACAGTGCTCCCCAGCCTGTTTCCCAATCACAGGTTCCTGTCGCACAGCAACAAGCCACGCCCACTCCAATGCAGGCCACGCCCTCTCCACCCCAGGCCACACCCCAACATGCACAACTTTTTGTGCAGCAGCAAAACGCAGCCTTCTTTACTGCTCAACACCAG TCTGTTGGCGGCAGTCGTGGGGTGCATAAAGTCGGCTCCTTGACTCCACCCTCTTCTCCCAAGACCGCCCCAAAAGGAGGCCACAGGCGAATCCTGAGTGATGTCACACACAGCACCATATTTGGAGTTCCTGTGAGCAAGTCCACTCAACTGCTTCAAGCTGCTGCTGCAGAGGCCAGCCTCAACAAGTCCAA GTCAGCTAGCACCACTCCTTCTGGTTCTCCGTGTTCATCACAGCAGAGTGTTTATCAGTCAGGGGAGGCTTCTGGCCCCTCTGCTGGAGCCACAGCATCCTGGAACCCCTTCGGCGATGACAATTTCTCTAAACTCACAGCGGAAGAGTTGCTCAACAAGGATTTCGCCAAACTGGATG TTAAGACAGCCGAGAGATCCTGCCCTGAAAATCTGATTTCTGGGCTGCAGTCTGTGTCTTCAAATAAAGGCTTTCTCCAGGGAAGAG AGAAGTTGATTGAGGGTTTGAAGTCTCCAGAGCCCTCTTCCTCCCTGATTCTCCCTGACCTTCCCTTGAATGACCCCTTCAGCCCTGCAGACTGTATTCATG ctgagaTGGATTCTCTGATCCCTGGTCTGGATCCACTACAGACTGATCCTGGGTCAGCTGCACTACTAG AACCTTTGGTTGGACAGGATTCTCTTTTGGACGGGCCGCTTCTCTCCCACCCCTCTTCTGGGGATCTAATACTGGCCTCATCCCCCTCATCTCTCTCTACACCATCTATGGACCAGTTTACTATTACTGCTTTGAGCACTGGGCAGTTCCACCAGG AAGCCAGAAGCAAGGGTGATGGATATGGATCGCATTCGGAGGGAGGAGACCTCGAGAACCCTGTGGAGGAGGGCTGTCTTCATTCCAGCGATGAAGACGATGGAGAAACCGAAGGAGGGAGGTCACAGGTGAGCGGCGAAGAAACGCCAAGTCTGGACTGCAGCGGCTCCAGACCGCTACTTCAAGACTCGGATGACGATGACGACCAAAGTCCCGCATCTTCCAGAAACCTCCAGATGTCGTCCCAATCCGAGGGACCCGTTGAGAACCAGTCCACGCTGGCTTCTCAGAACCACTCGCCACAGCTGGTGTCACAAGCCCAACATTCGGGCGCGGATCAAAGCCTCGACATCTTTTCCAAAGCTCCGTTTCGAATCGGACAAGACCTAGAAGGCGACGGGGACGTGTTCGCAAATGCGCCGTTTCCTCGTCTTCCAGCTCCGGATATTTTCCTGCAGGCGCCCTTTGGGAGAAAGAAGGAAGCTTCTGGGAAGGTTTACACCAATCCAGGTTCTTCCCTTGACCAGAGCATCCTCGGCCAAGTGAGCCCTCTGCCCTTTCGACCCCAGGCACTTTCTAAGTATTCCCGACACTACGAAGAACCTGTGAACACAGCCCCTGAACACAGTCTGTCGTCTGATGGGACGTCCTCTGACCCCTTCGTCTCAGCACCCTTCCATCTTAAGGGCCGCCAGGATAAACGCTGA
- the aak1a gene encoding AP2-associated protein kinase 1 isoform X6, whose protein sequence is MKKFFDARREMVSSGPAPVAAAGGGAGSGAFIGRVFSVGRYQVTVEETVAEGGFAIVFLVRTHQGVRCALKRMYVNNEHDLQVCKREIQIMRDLVGNKNIVGFMDSSITAVGSGDVWEVLILMDFCRGGQVVNLMNQRLQTGFSETEVLQIFCDTCEAVARLHQCKTPIIHRDLKVENILLHDRGHYVLCDFGSAINRSQNPQTEGVAAVEEEIKKYTTLSYRAPEMVNLYGGKVITTKADIWALGCLLYKLCYFTLPFGESQVAICDGSFTIPDNSRYSHDMHALIRYMLEPDPDIRPDIYQVSYFAFKLARKECPVQNIHNSPIPAKLPDPIRASEAVAKKSQNKARLTDPIPATETSIAPRQRPKAGQAQPIAGILPIQPALTPRKRPSAPVGPGQPISVNSAPQPVSQSQVPVAQQQATPTPMQATPSPPQATPQHAQLFVQQQNAAFFTAQHQSVGGSRGVHKVGSLTPPSSPKTAPKGGHRRILSDVTHSTIFGVPVSKSTQLLQAAAAEASLNKSKSASTTPSGSPCSSQQSVYQSGEASGPSAGATASWNPFGDDNFSKLTAEELLNKDFAKLDVKTAERSCPENLISGLQSVSSNKGFLQGRAEMDSLIPGLDPLQTDPGSAALLEARSKGDGYGSHSEGGDLENPVEEGCLHSSDEDDGETEGGRSQVSGEETPSLDCSGSRPLLQDSDDDDDQSPASSRNLQMSSQSEGPVENQSTLASQNHSPQLVSQAQHSGADQSLDIFSKAPFRIGQDLEGDGDVFANAPFPRLPAPDIFLQAPFGRKKEASGKVYTNPGSSLDQSILGQVSPLPFRPQALSKYSRHYEEPVNTAPEHSLSSDGTSSDPFVSAPFHLKGRQDKR, encoded by the exons GTGGTTTTGCTATCGTTTTTCTGGTGAGGACTCATCAGGGCGTCCGCTGTGCACTTAAGAGAATGTATGTCAACAATGAACATGACCTTCAAGTATGCAAGAGGGAAATTCAGATTATG AGGGACCTGGTGGGGAACAAAAACATTGTTGGTTTCATGGACTCCAGCATCACAGCAGTCGGTTCAGGAGATGTTTGGGAAGTTCTCATATTGATGGACTTCTGTCGAG GTGGGCAGGTCGTGAACCTGATGAACCAGCGTTTGCAGACTGGATTCAGTGAGACGGAGGTGCTGCAGATCTTCTGTGACACATGTGAAGCTGTCGCTCGACTACATCAGTGCAAAACTCCCATCATCCACCGGGACCTGAAA GTGGAGAACATCTTGCTGCATGACAGAGGACATTATGTGTTGTGTGATTTTGGCAGTGCCATTAACCGCTCCCAGAATCCACAAACAGAAGGTGTGGCGGCCGTAGAAGAAGAAATCAAGAA gtaCACTACGCTTTCGTACCGGGCCCCAGAAATGGTGAATCTCTATGGGGGCAAAGTTATCACTACTAAAGCAGATATATGG GCTTTGGGCTGCTTGTTGTATAAGTTGTGTTATTTCACGTTGCCGTTTGGAGAGAGTCAGGTGGCCATCTGTGACGGCAGCTTCACCATCCCAGACAACTCTCGCTACTCACACGACATGCACGCTCTCATCC GTTACATGCTGGAGCCAGACCCTGACATAAGGCCAGATATCTACCAGGTGTCATATTTCGCCTTTAAACTGGCACGGAAAGAATGCCCAGTACAGAATATCCAC AATTCACCCATTCCAGCAAAACTCCCAGATCCAATCAGAGCCAGTGAAGCCGTGGCCAAGAAGAGCCAAAACAAAGCCAG GCTCACTGATCCAATCCCTGCGACGGAGACCTCCATAGCACCACGGCAGCGTCCCAAGGCTGGCCAGGCTCAACCAATCGCAGGCATCCTGCCCATCCAACCAGCCCTCACCCCTCGTAAAAGACCCAGTGCACCTGTGGGACCCGGCCAGCCAATCA GTGTTAACAGTGCTCCCCAGCCTGTTTCCCAATCACAGGTTCCTGTCGCACAGCAACAAGCCACGCCCACTCCAATGCAGGCCACGCCCTCTCCACCCCAGGCCACACCCCAACATGCACAACTTTTTGTGCAGCAGCAAAACGCAGCCTTCTTTACTGCTCAACACCAG TCTGTTGGCGGCAGTCGTGGGGTGCATAAAGTCGGCTCCTTGACTCCACCCTCTTCTCCCAAGACCGCCCCAAAAGGAGGCCACAGGCGAATCCTGAGTGATGTCACACACAGCACCATATTTGGAGTTCCTGTGAGCAAGTCCACTCAACTGCTTCAAGCTGCTGCTGCAGAGGCCAGCCTCAACAAGTCCAA GTCAGCTAGCACCACTCCTTCTGGTTCTCCGTGTTCATCACAGCAGAGTGTTTATCAGTCAGGGGAGGCTTCTGGCCCCTCTGCTGGAGCCACAGCATCCTGGAACCCCTTCGGCGATGACAATTTCTCTAAACTCACAGCGGAAGAGTTGCTCAACAAGGATTTCGCCAAACTGGATG TTAAGACAGCCGAGAGATCCTGCCCTGAAAATCTGATTTCTGGGCTGCAGTCTGTGTCTTCAAATAAAGGCTTTCTCCAGGGAAGAG ctgagaTGGATTCTCTGATCCCTGGTCTGGATCCACTACAGACTGATCCTGGGTCAGCTGCACTACTAG AAGCCAGAAGCAAGGGTGATGGATATGGATCGCATTCGGAGGGAGGAGACCTCGAGAACCCTGTGGAGGAGGGCTGTCTTCATTCCAGCGATGAAGACGATGGAGAAACCGAAGGAGGGAGGTCACAGGTGAGCGGCGAAGAAACGCCAAGTCTGGACTGCAGCGGCTCCAGACCGCTACTTCAAGACTCGGATGACGATGACGACCAAAGTCCCGCATCTTCCAGAAACCTCCAGATGTCGTCCCAATCCGAGGGACCCGTTGAGAACCAGTCCACGCTGGCTTCTCAGAACCACTCGCCACAGCTGGTGTCACAAGCCCAACATTCGGGCGCGGATCAAAGCCTCGACATCTTTTCCAAAGCTCCGTTTCGAATCGGACAAGACCTAGAAGGCGACGGGGACGTGTTCGCAAATGCGCCGTTTCCTCGTCTTCCAGCTCCGGATATTTTCCTGCAGGCGCCCTTTGGGAGAAAGAAGGAAGCTTCTGGGAAGGTTTACACCAATCCAGGTTCTTCCCTTGACCAGAGCATCCTCGGCCAAGTGAGCCCTCTGCCCTTTCGACCCCAGGCACTTTCTAAGTATTCCCGACACTACGAAGAACCTGTGAACACAGCCCCTGAACACAGTCTGTCGTCTGATGGGACGTCCTCTGACCCCTTCGTCTCAGCACCCTTCCATCTTAAGGGCCGCCAGGATAAACGCTGA
- the aak1a gene encoding AP2-associated protein kinase 1 isoform X2 — protein sequence MKKFFDARREMVSSGPAPVAAAGGGAGSGAFIGRVFSVGRYQVTVEETVAEGGFAIVFLVRTHQGVRCALKRMYVNNEHDLQVCKREIQIMRDLVGNKNIVGFMDSSITAVGSGDVWEVLILMDFCRGGQVVNLMNQRLQTGFSETEVLQIFCDTCEAVARLHQCKTPIIHRDLKVENILLHDRGHYVLCDFGSAINRSQNPQTEGVAAVEEEIKKYTTLSYRAPEMVNLYGGKVITTKADIWALGCLLYKLCYFTLPFGESQVAICDGSFTIPDNSRYSHDMHALIRYMLEPDPDIRPDIYQVSYFAFKLARKECPVQNIHNSPIPAKLPDPIRASEAVAKKSQNKARLTDPIPATETSIAPRQRPKAGQAQPIAGILPIQPALTPRKRPSAPVGPGQPISVNSAPQPVSQSQVPVAQQQATPTPMQATPSPPQATPQHAQLFVQQQNAAFFTAQHQSVGGSRGVHKVGSLTPPSSPKTAPKGGHRRILSDVTHSTIFGVPVSKSTQLLQAAAAEASLNKSKSASTTPSGSPCSSQQSVYQSGEASGPSAGATASWNPFGDDNFSKLTAEELLNKDFAKLDVKTAERSCPENLISGLQSVSSNKGFLQGRAEMDSLIPGLDPLQTDPGSAALLEPLVGQDSLLDGPLLSHPSSGDLILASSPSSLSTPSMDQFTITALSTGQFHQASDSVHQALSGFQSSETGDQSSSNQFDPIPVLLSKSSSQEARSKGDGYGSHSEGGDLENPVEEGCLHSSDEDDGETEGGRSQVSGEETPSLDCSGSRPLLQDSDDDDDQSPASSRNLQMSSQSEGPVENQSTLASQNHSPQLVSQAQHSGADQSLDIFSKAPFRIGQDLEGDGDVFANAPFPRLPAPDIFLQAPFGRKKEASGKVYTNPGSSLDQSILGQVSPLPFRPQALSKYSRHYEEPVNTAPEHSLSSDGTSSDPFVSAPFHLKGRQDKR from the exons GTGGTTTTGCTATCGTTTTTCTGGTGAGGACTCATCAGGGCGTCCGCTGTGCACTTAAGAGAATGTATGTCAACAATGAACATGACCTTCAAGTATGCAAGAGGGAAATTCAGATTATG AGGGACCTGGTGGGGAACAAAAACATTGTTGGTTTCATGGACTCCAGCATCACAGCAGTCGGTTCAGGAGATGTTTGGGAAGTTCTCATATTGATGGACTTCTGTCGAG GTGGGCAGGTCGTGAACCTGATGAACCAGCGTTTGCAGACTGGATTCAGTGAGACGGAGGTGCTGCAGATCTTCTGTGACACATGTGAAGCTGTCGCTCGACTACATCAGTGCAAAACTCCCATCATCCACCGGGACCTGAAA GTGGAGAACATCTTGCTGCATGACAGAGGACATTATGTGTTGTGTGATTTTGGCAGTGCCATTAACCGCTCCCAGAATCCACAAACAGAAGGTGTGGCGGCCGTAGAAGAAGAAATCAAGAA gtaCACTACGCTTTCGTACCGGGCCCCAGAAATGGTGAATCTCTATGGGGGCAAAGTTATCACTACTAAAGCAGATATATGG GCTTTGGGCTGCTTGTTGTATAAGTTGTGTTATTTCACGTTGCCGTTTGGAGAGAGTCAGGTGGCCATCTGTGACGGCAGCTTCACCATCCCAGACAACTCTCGCTACTCACACGACATGCACGCTCTCATCC GTTACATGCTGGAGCCAGACCCTGACATAAGGCCAGATATCTACCAGGTGTCATATTTCGCCTTTAAACTGGCACGGAAAGAATGCCCAGTACAGAATATCCAC AATTCACCCATTCCAGCAAAACTCCCAGATCCAATCAGAGCCAGTGAAGCCGTGGCCAAGAAGAGCCAAAACAAAGCCAG GCTCACTGATCCAATCCCTGCGACGGAGACCTCCATAGCACCACGGCAGCGTCCCAAGGCTGGCCAGGCTCAACCAATCGCAGGCATCCTGCCCATCCAACCAGCCCTCACCCCTCGTAAAAGACCCAGTGCACCTGTGGGACCCGGCCAGCCAATCA GTGTTAACAGTGCTCCCCAGCCTGTTTCCCAATCACAGGTTCCTGTCGCACAGCAACAAGCCACGCCCACTCCAATGCAGGCCACGCCCTCTCCACCCCAGGCCACACCCCAACATGCACAACTTTTTGTGCAGCAGCAAAACGCAGCCTTCTTTACTGCTCAACACCAG TCTGTTGGCGGCAGTCGTGGGGTGCATAAAGTCGGCTCCTTGACTCCACCCTCTTCTCCCAAGACCGCCCCAAAAGGAGGCCACAGGCGAATCCTGAGTGATGTCACACACAGCACCATATTTGGAGTTCCTGTGAGCAAGTCCACTCAACTGCTTCAAGCTGCTGCTGCAGAGGCCAGCCTCAACAAGTCCAA GTCAGCTAGCACCACTCCTTCTGGTTCTCCGTGTTCATCACAGCAGAGTGTTTATCAGTCAGGGGAGGCTTCTGGCCCCTCTGCTGGAGCCACAGCATCCTGGAACCCCTTCGGCGATGACAATTTCTCTAAACTCACAGCGGAAGAGTTGCTCAACAAGGATTTCGCCAAACTGGATG TTAAGACAGCCGAGAGATCCTGCCCTGAAAATCTGATTTCTGGGCTGCAGTCTGTGTCTTCAAATAAAGGCTTTCTCCAGGGAAGAG ctgagaTGGATTCTCTGATCCCTGGTCTGGATCCACTACAGACTGATCCTGGGTCAGCTGCACTACTAG AACCTTTGGTTGGACAGGATTCTCTTTTGGACGGGCCGCTTCTCTCCCACCCCTCTTCTGGGGATCTAATACTGGCCTCATCCCCCTCATCTCTCTCTACACCATCTATGGACCAGTTTACTATTACTGCTTTGAGCACTGGGCAGTTCCACCAGG CCTCTGATTCGGTTCACCAGGCTCTCTCAGGCTTCCAGTCCTCTGAGACTGGGGACCAAAGCTCAAGTAACCAGTTTGACCCAATTCCAGTGCTTCTCTCCAAAAGCTCCAGCCAAG AAGCCAGAAGCAAGGGTGATGGATATGGATCGCATTCGGAGGGAGGAGACCTCGAGAACCCTGTGGAGGAGGGCTGTCTTCATTCCAGCGATGAAGACGATGGAGAAACCGAAGGAGGGAGGTCACAGGTGAGCGGCGAAGAAACGCCAAGTCTGGACTGCAGCGGCTCCAGACCGCTACTTCAAGACTCGGATGACGATGACGACCAAAGTCCCGCATCTTCCAGAAACCTCCAGATGTCGTCCCAATCCGAGGGACCCGTTGAGAACCAGTCCACGCTGGCTTCTCAGAACCACTCGCCACAGCTGGTGTCACAAGCCCAACATTCGGGCGCGGATCAAAGCCTCGACATCTTTTCCAAAGCTCCGTTTCGAATCGGACAAGACCTAGAAGGCGACGGGGACGTGTTCGCAAATGCGCCGTTTCCTCGTCTTCCAGCTCCGGATATTTTCCTGCAGGCGCCCTTTGGGAGAAAGAAGGAAGCTTCTGGGAAGGTTTACACCAATCCAGGTTCTTCCCTTGACCAGAGCATCCTCGGCCAAGTGAGCCCTCTGCCCTTTCGACCCCAGGCACTTTCTAAGTATTCCCGACACTACGAAGAACCTGTGAACACAGCCCCTGAACACAGTCTGTCGTCTGATGGGACGTCCTCTGACCCCTTCGTCTCAGCACCCTTCCATCTTAAGGGCCGCCAGGATAAACGCTGA